From a region of the Zingiber officinale cultivar Zhangliang chromosome 4B, Zo_v1.1, whole genome shotgun sequence genome:
- the LOC121977564 gene encoding uncharacterized protein LOC121977564, protein MGSALSKAANGVGAALGNAFVAPFKTIYGTSCEGVCSGTWDIICFIKHLCISSLLRLLMVSVLACITLLFIYLLFKVGMIQCLCRSLCKMTWVACASYCTALKEMASFLWHKLKNTKRVYRYQFSNMEESFSSSDYDSSEDRRTRRRRLTGERRKERIRKTLCPVGRSSKGRRRKESGHQVRLRTREVSVQLKSERRGRRSRAI, encoded by the exons ATGGGATCTGCCTTAAGCAAAGCAGCAAATGGTGTTGGGGCAGCACTTGGAAATGCTTTTGTCGCCCCTTTTAAGACCATATATGGTACCTCATGCGA AGGAGTTTGTTCAGGAACATGGGACATAATCTGCTTCATTAAGCATTTATGTATCTCCAGTTTGCTAAGGCTATTGATGGTATCTGTTTTAGCCTGCATAA CTCTGCTCTTTATCTACCTTCTCTTTAAAGTGGGAATGATCCAGTGCCTCTGTAGAAGCCTGTGCAAGATGACATGGGTCGCCTGTGCTTCGTACTGCACAGCACTCAAGGAGATGGCTAGCTTTCTCTGGCACAAACTAAAGAACACCAAACGTGTGTATCGATACCAATTCTCAAACATGGAAGAAAGCTTCAGTTCCAGCGACTACGATTCCTCAGAAGATCGACGAACAAGGAGGAGGAGGTTGACTGGGGAGAGGAGAAAGGAACGTATAAGAAAAACTTTGTGTCCTGTGGGACGCAGTTCCAAagggaggagaaggaaggaaagTGGACATCAGGTGAGATTGAGAACGAGGGAGGTGTCAGTGCAGTTAAAGTCTGAAAGAAGGGGGAGGAGGTCCAGAGCAATTTAG